A single Triticum dicoccoides isolate Atlit2015 ecotype Zavitan chromosome 2A, WEW_v2.0, whole genome shotgun sequence DNA region contains:
- the LOC119359693 gene encoding uncharacterized protein LOC119359693 — protein sequence MAVRILSLTSSSSVCERNWSTFENIHTKKRNRLTTERLNSLVFIQFNSRMMAKKQMIKEKKIIDVLLSAETTEAQGFVFEGGDDYAEVVYRDDDEEEMDSTGMPGSGIGEAMGGNELLEPRRSVRLRQLYEEEEFESEEEEFDDDEEMHSDEENDY from the exons ATGGCTGTGAGAATCCTCTCATTGACCTCAAGTTCTTCGGTCTGTGAAAGGAATTGGAGTACCTTCGAAAAT ATTCATACAAAGAAAAGAAATAGGCTAACTACAGAACGTCTAAACTCTCTTGTGTTCATACAATTCAACTCTAGAATGATGGCCAAGAAACAAATGATCAAGGAGAAGAAGATCATTGATGTCCTCTTGTCCGCTGAAACTACCGAAGCTCAAGGTTTTGTTTTTGAGGGCGGAGATGATTATGCAGAAGTCGTCTATAgggatgatgacgaggaggagatggATAGTACAGGGATGCCAGGGAGTGGCATTGGAGAAGCGATGGGAGGCAATGAACTGCTTGAGCCACGTAGAAGTGTGAGACTAAGACAACTTTATGAAGAAGAAGAATTCGAGTCTGAAGAAGAGGagtttgatgatgatgaggagatgCATTCAGATGAGGAGAATGACTATTGA